A single genomic interval of Silene latifolia isolate original U9 population unplaced genomic scaffold, ASM4854445v1 scaffold_144, whole genome shotgun sequence harbors:
- the LOC141637808 gene encoding uncharacterized protein LOC141637808 isoform X2: MKAGKSIQGLEQLIYHRYSSLNSAAGGHILDRTRTGAHKIMRNLAHTHLSSSDLDLDSDRCFIPESNDYWDSDLECEEYDPALWQDLAVVALKYYHEKQGVELEVNGKICASPLHYGGGIGFHLDFQANDTTGSLNKIFAEVFLSEKNGECRVLFCDIMDPNDPDLLKGCRFCSPLVLHPKGIKFFKASVEWSDA, encoded by the exons ATGAAGGCCGGGAAGTCGATTCAGGGGTTGGAACAGCTTATCTACCACCGATACTCGTC GTTGAATTCCGCAGCTGGAGGACACATCTTAGATCGTACTCGTACAGG GGCTCATAAGATTATGCGTAACCTTGCTCATACTCATCT TTCTAGTTCAGATTTGGATTTGGATTCAGATAGGTGCTTTATCCCTGAAAGCAATGATTATTGGGACTCGGACTTGGAGTGCGAAGAGTATGATCCCGCCCTCTGGCAAGACCTAGCTGTTGTTGCCTTGAAGTACTACCATGAGAAACAG ggTGTTGAGTTGGAAGTTAATGGGAAAATTTGTGCGTCTCCTCTTCATTATGGGGGTGGTATTGGCTTCCATTTGGACTTCCAAGCTAATGATACTACTGGTTCGCTAAACAAGATATTTGCTGAAGTATTCCTATCCGAAAAGAATGGAGAATGCAGAGTCCTCTTCTGTGACATTATGGACCCCAATGATCCGG ATCTATTGAAGGGATGCAGATTTTGTTCACCATTGGTACTCCATCCAAAGGGTATCAAGTTTTTCAAAGCGTCCGTCGAATGGTCTGATGCATAA
- the LOC141637805 gene encoding glucose-6-phosphate 1-dehydrogenase 2, chloroplastic codes for MSTLSSPHFASSSSSSSTCHHYSSSSSLDPRHGFLNISSFSNKLSSKQLLRLPIPSSNALRMQHGAVATKVTPVESEVSVVGKKTLKEDKILSGSGSGSAKEAGIDLSGIDVTKDGSTVTITVVGASGDLAKKKIFPALFALYYESCLPEHFTIFGYARSKMSDEELRNMVSKTLTCRIDKRENCGEKMEEFLKRCFYHSGQYDSQENFADLDKKLKQHEAGRIANRLYYLSIPPNIFIDAVKCASLSASSADGWTRVIVEKPFGRDSESSAALTRSLKQYLQEEQIFRIDHYLGKELVENLSVLRFSNLIFEPLWSRQYIRNVQLIFSEDFGTEGRGGYFDNYGIIRDIMQNHLLQILALFAMETPVSLDAEDIRNEKVKVLRSMRPLELDDVVIGQYKSHTRGGVSYPAYTDDPTVPKGSLTPTFAAAALFIDNARWDGVPFLMKAGKALHTRSAEIRVQFRHVPGNLYNRNFGTDLDQATNELVIHVQPDEAIYLKINNKVPGLGMKLDRSTLNLHYADRYAKEIPDAYERLLLDAIEGERRLFIRSDELDAAWSLFTPLLKELEDKKINPEYYPYGSRGPVGAHYLAARYNVKWGDLGLEQ; via the exons ATGTCAACTCTTTCCTCTCCTCACtttgcttcttcatcttcttcttcttctacatgtcatcattattcatcatcttcttcattaGATCCTCGACATGGATTCCTCAATATCTCTTCTTTTTCTAACAAATTATCTTCTAAACAACTACTTAGACTACCAATCCCTTCTTCTAATGCGCTCCGTATGCAACATG GTGCGGTGGCGACAAAAGTAACACCGGTTGAAAGTGAGGTTAGTGTAGTAGGGAAAAAGACATTGAAAGAAGACAAGATATTATCAGGGTCAGGGTCAGGGTCAGCAAAGGAAGCTGGTATTGATTTGAGTGGAATTGATGTCACCAAGGATGGCTCAACTGTCACTATCACTGTTGTTGGGGCCTCTGGTGATCTTGCTAAGAAGAAGATTTTTCCTGCTCTTTTTGCCCTTTATTATGAATCCTGTTTGCCTGAG CATTTCACTATATTTGGTTATGCAAGGAGCAAGATGAGTGATGAGGAGCTGAGAAACATGGTTAGCAAGACTCTTACTTGCAGGATTGACAAGAG GGAGAATTGCGGTGAGAAGATGGAGGAATTTCTTAAAAGGTGCTTTTACCATTCTGGACAGTATGATTCTCAGGAGAATTTCGCAGACCTAGATAAGAAACTCAAGCAACATGAG GCTGGGAGAATTGCTAATCGCCTTTACTATTTATCGATCCCACCAAACATATTCATTGATGCTGTGAAATGCGCAAGTTTATCTGCATCTTCTGCTGATGGTTGGACTCGGGTCATCGTGGAGAAACCATTTGGTCGAGACTCGGAATCTTCTGCTGCTTTGACTAGAAGCCTGAAGCAGTACTTGCAGGAAGAACAAATTTTCAG GATAGATCATTATCTTGGGAAGGAGCTTGTTGAAAACTTGTCGGTTCTTCGCTTTTCCAACCTCATATTTGAACCCTTATGGTCCAGGCAGTATATAAGAAATGTGCAGTTAATATTCTCTGAGGATTTTGGCACTGAAGGCCGGGGCGG GTATTTTGACAATTATGGTATTATAAGAGATATAATGCAAAACCATTTGCTGCAAATATTAGCTCTCTTTGCCATGGAAACTCCTGTTAGTTTGGACGCCGAAGATATCAGAAATGAAAAG GTCAAAGTATTGCGTTCAATGAGGCCTTTGGAGCTTGATGATGTGGTAATAGGGCAATACAAGAGCCACACTAGAGGAGGGGTTAGTTACCCAGCCTACACTGATGACCCTACTGTACCCAAAGGCAGCTTAACTCCAACATTTGCAGCAGCAGCACTCTTTATAGATAATGCCAGGTGGGATGGCGTTCCTTTTCTTATGAAGGCTGGCAAAGCTCTGCATACCCGGAG TGCTGAGATAAGAGTTCAGTTTAGGCATGTACCGGGAAACTTGTACAATAGAAATTTTGGGACAGATCTTGATCAAGCAACCAACGAGCTTGTTATCCATGTTCAGCCTGATGAAGCTATTTATCTGAAAATCAACAACAAAGTTCCTGGTTTGGGCATGAAATTAGATAGGAGCACCCTCAATCTTCACTACGCTGACAG GTATGCAAAGGAGATTCCAGATGCCTATGAGAGGCTTCTACTCGATGCAATAGAAGGAGAGAGAAGGCTGTTTATCCGCAGTGATGAACTTGATGCTGCTTGGTCCCTCTTCACTCCACTTCTTAAAGAACTGGAAGACAAAAAAATAAATCCCGAGTATTATCCCTATGGTAGCAGGGGACCTGTCGGGGCCCACTATCTTGCAGCTCGATACAATGTCAAGTGGGGTGACCTTGGCCTAGAGCAGTGA
- the LOC141637808 gene encoding uncharacterized protein LOC141637808 isoform X1, with translation MKAGKSIQGLEQLIYHRYSSLNSAAGGHILDRTRTGAHKIMRNLAHTHLSSSSSDLDLDSDRCFIPESNDYWDSDLECEEYDPALWQDLAVVALKYYHEKQGVELEVNGKICASPLHYGGGIGFHLDFQANDTTGSLNKIFAEVFLSEKNGECRVLFCDIMDPNDPDLLKGCRFCSPLVLHPKGIKFFKASVEWSDA, from the exons ATGAAGGCCGGGAAGTCGATTCAGGGGTTGGAACAGCTTATCTACCACCGATACTCGTC GTTGAATTCCGCAGCTGGAGGACACATCTTAGATCGTACTCGTACAGG GGCTCATAAGATTATGCGTAACCTTGCTCATACTCATCT TTCTAGTTCTAGTTCAGATTTGGATTTGGATTCAGATAGGTGCTTTATCCCTGAAAGCAATGATTATTGGGACTCGGACTTGGAGTGCGAAGAGTATGATCCCGCCCTCTGGCAAGACCTAGCTGTTGTTGCCTTGAAGTACTACCATGAGAAACAG ggTGTTGAGTTGGAAGTTAATGGGAAAATTTGTGCGTCTCCTCTTCATTATGGGGGTGGTATTGGCTTCCATTTGGACTTCCAAGCTAATGATACTACTGGTTCGCTAAACAAGATATTTGCTGAAGTATTCCTATCCGAAAAGAATGGAGAATGCAGAGTCCTCTTCTGTGACATTATGGACCCCAATGATCCGG ATCTATTGAAGGGATGCAGATTTTGTTCACCATTGGTACTCCATCCAAAGGGTATCAAGTTTTTCAAAGCGTCCGTCGAATGGTCTGATGCATAA